In one Gracilinanus agilis isolate LMUSP501 chromosome 6, AgileGrace, whole genome shotgun sequence genomic region, the following are encoded:
- the CCNG2 gene encoding cyclin-G2 codes for MKDLGAEELAGREGVQLFRLLNLYLEQEQRFQPREKGLSLIEAASENDNTLCPRLRNVKVEDLRSLANFFGSRTETFVLAVNILDRFLALMKVKPKHLSCIGVCCFLLAARIIEEECNIPSTHDVIRISQCKCTASDIKRMEKIISEKLHYELEATTALNFLHLYHTIVLRHTSERKEVLSLDKLEAQLKACNCRLIFSKAKPSVLALCLLNLEVETLKSIELLEILLLVQKHSKINDADFSYWRELVSKCLAEYSSPECCKPDHKKLVWIVSRRTAQNLHNSYYSVPELPTIPEGGCFEESQSEDSCEDMSCGEESLSSSPPSDQECTFFFDFKVAQALCFQS; via the exons ATGAAGGATTTGGGAGCTGAAGAGTTGGCCGGTCGGGAGGGGGTCCAGCTCTTCCGATTGCTGAACCTCTACTTGGAGCAGGAGCAGAGATTTCAGCCCCGGGAGAAGGGACTTAGCCTGATTGAAGCCGCTTCCGAG aATGATAACACTTTGTGTCCAAGATTGAGAAATGTTAAGGTAGAAGACCTTAGGAGTTTAGCCAACTTTTTTGGATCACGAACTGAAACATTTGTCCTGGCTGTCAACATTTTGGATCGATTCTTGGCTCTTATGAAG GTGAAGCCTAAACATTTGTCTTGCATTGGAGTCTGTTGCTTTCTTCTGGCTGCTAGAATAATTGAAGAGGAATGCAATATTCCATCAACCCATGATGTCATCAGAATTAGTCAGTGCAAATGTACTGCTTCTGACATAAAACGGATGGAAAAAATTATTTCCGAAAAGTTGCACTATGAATTAGAAGCTACTACTGCCTTAAACTTTTTGCACTTATACCACACTATCGTACTTCGCCATACTTCAGAAAG GAAAGAAGTATTGAGTCTTGACAAATTGGAGGCTCAGCTGAAAGCCTGCAACTGCCGACTAattttttcaaaagcaaaa ccgTCTGTATTAGCTTTGTGCCTTCTCAATCTAGAAGTGGAAACTTTGAAATCTATTGAATTATTGGAAATTCTTCTTCTTGTTCAAAAGCATTCTAAG ATTAATGATGCTGATTTCTCTTACTGGAGGGAGTTAGTTTCAAAATGCCTAGCAGAGTATTCTTCTCCCGAGTGTTGCAAACCAGACCATAAAAAGCTTGTGTGGATTGTTTCAAGACGCACAGCTCAAAATCTTCACAACAGCTATTACAGTGTCCCCGAACTGCCTACAATTCCAGAAGGCGGCTGTTTTGAGGAGAGTCAGAG TGAGGACTCTTGTGAAGATATGAGTTGTGGAGAAGAAAGTCTGAGCAGCTCCCCTCCCAGCGATCAAGAATGCACCTTCTTTTTTGATTTCAAGGTGGCACAAGCCCTGTGCTTCCAATCTTAG